Proteins from one Mycobacterium adipatum genomic window:
- a CDS encoding TetR/AcrR family transcriptional regulator, whose product MPPTQRQRQGEDSRELILDATERLMATQGYAATSISHIRRETGLPASSIYWHFGSKEGVLAAVMERGAQRYFAQLPRSSGDIEAQRAAAAKLMVANPDFFRLVYMLSLERSDDPAVAAAVRRVRDTAIAGFADVIRPLLPDDLAPDRAEHIVAELAAVATAMSDGIFFADHLEPDSTDVDRMYVRLIQTIQALIPILLEEK is encoded by the coding sequence ATGCCGCCGACGCAACGTCAACGCCAGGGCGAGGACTCCCGCGAGCTGATCCTGGACGCGACCGAACGACTGATGGCCACCCAGGGCTACGCGGCGACCTCGATCAGCCACATCCGCCGGGAGACCGGCCTGCCCGCGAGTTCGATCTACTGGCACTTCGGCTCCAAGGAGGGTGTGCTGGCCGCCGTCATGGAGCGCGGCGCGCAACGCTACTTCGCGCAGCTTCCCCGCAGCAGCGGTGATATCGAGGCCCAACGCGCCGCCGCCGCGAAACTCATGGTGGCCAATCCGGATTTCTTCCGGCTGGTGTACATGCTGTCGCTGGAGCGCAGCGACGACCCCGCGGTGGCCGCCGCCGTCCGCCGAGTCCGCGACACCGCGATCGCCGGATTCGCCGACGTGATCCGGCCGCTGCTCCCCGACGACCTCGCCCCCGACAGGGCCGAACACATCGTCGCCGAACTGGCCGCCGTCGCCACCGCGATGTCGGACGGCATCTTCTTCGCCGACCACCTCGAACCGGACAGCACCGACGTCGACCGGATGTACGTGCGGTTGATTCAAACCATCCAGGCCCTGATCCCAATCCTCTTGGAGGAAAAATGA
- a CDS encoding YkvA family protein: MRVHLALLPAYLALPFDLIPDVIPVLGYADDAIIAALVLGSVTRRAGPEAVSRHWPAPRPAWPRCGACAACPEAG; encoded by the coding sequence GTGCGCGTCCACCTGGCCTTGTTGCCGGCCTATCTGGCCTTGCCTTTCGACCTTATACCCGACGTCATCCCCGTGCTGGGATACGCCGATGACGCCATCATCGCGGCTCTCGTGCTGGGCTCGGTGACGCGCCGCGCCGGGCCCGAGGCTGTGTCGCGGCATTGGCCCGCACCCCGGCCGGCCTGGCCGCGGTGCGGCGCCTGTGCAGCTTGCCCCGAGGCCGGATAG
- the argS gene encoding arginine--tRNA ligase, with amino-acid sequence MTPADLAALLKTTAAAVLAEHSLDPSALPETITVERPRNPEHGDYATNVALQLGKKVGVNPRELAGWLAAALADADGIAAAEIAGPGFVNLRIEASAQGVVVTNVLTAAGDYGHCADLADQNINLEFVSANPTGPIHIGGTRWAAVGDALGRLLSTQGARVTREYYFNDHGAQIDRFARSLVAAAKGEPAPEDGYAGTYINDIAAAIMAQAPGALSLPADQQQETFRSIGVDLMFTHIKSSLHEFGTDFDVYTHEDSMHTSGRVDQAIARLRDNGAIYEKDGATWLRTTEFGDDKDRVVIKSDGNPAYVAGDLAYYLDKRERGFTLCIYMLGADHHGYIARLKAAAAALGDDPATVEVLIGQMVNLVRDGQPVRMSKRAGTVITLDDLVDAIGVDAARYVLIRSSVNSPIDIDLALWSSASNENPVYYVQYAHARLSALARNAAELGLSADTAHLDLLTHDREATLMRTLGEFGRILKTAASLREPHRVCRYLEDLAGDYHRFYDSCRVLPQGDETPGELNAARLALCEATRQVIANGLTILGVSAPERM; translated from the coding sequence GTGACACCTGCCGACCTGGCTGCCCTGCTCAAGACCACCGCCGCCGCGGTCCTGGCCGAGCACAGCCTCGACCCCAGCGCGCTGCCCGAGACGATCACCGTCGAGCGCCCGCGCAACCCTGAGCACGGCGATTACGCCACCAACGTGGCCCTGCAACTCGGGAAGAAGGTCGGGGTCAACCCGCGCGAGCTCGCCGGCTGGCTGGCGGCCGCACTGGCCGACGCCGACGGCATCGCGGCCGCCGAGATCGCCGGCCCCGGCTTCGTCAACCTGCGCATCGAGGCGTCCGCGCAGGGGGTGGTCGTCACCAACGTGCTTACCGCGGCGGGCGACTACGGCCACTGCGCCGATCTGGCCGATCAGAACATCAACCTGGAATTCGTCTCGGCGAACCCGACCGGCCCCATCCACATCGGCGGCACCCGCTGGGCGGCCGTCGGCGACGCGCTCGGCCGGCTGCTGAGCACCCAGGGCGCCCGGGTCACCCGGGAGTATTACTTCAACGACCACGGCGCCCAGATCGACCGGTTCGCCCGCTCGTTGGTCGCCGCCGCCAAGGGCGAGCCCGCACCCGAGGACGGCTACGCCGGGACGTACATCAACGACATCGCCGCCGCGATCATGGCCCAGGCACCCGGCGCACTGAGCCTGCCCGCCGACCAGCAGCAGGAGACGTTCCGCTCGATCGGCGTGGACCTGATGTTCACCCACATCAAATCCTCGCTGCACGAGTTCGGCACCGACTTCGACGTGTACACCCACGAGGACTCGATGCACACCTCCGGCCGGGTGGACCAGGCGATCGCCAGGCTGCGCGACAACGGCGCCATCTACGAGAAGGACGGCGCAACGTGGCTGCGCACCACCGAGTTCGGTGACGACAAGGACCGGGTGGTCATCAAGAGCGACGGCAACCCGGCCTATGTCGCCGGCGACCTCGCCTACTACCTGGACAAGCGCGAGCGCGGCTTCACGCTGTGCATCTACATGCTCGGCGCCGACCATCACGGCTACATCGCCCGGCTCAAGGCGGCGGCCGCCGCCCTGGGTGACGACCCGGCCACCGTCGAGGTACTGATCGGGCAGATGGTCAACCTGGTGCGCGACGGCCAGCCGGTGCGGATGAGCAAGCGGGCCGGCACCGTCATCACCCTCGATGACCTGGTGGACGCCATCGGCGTCGACGCCGCCCGGTACGTGCTGATCCGGTCCTCTGTGAACAGCCCGATCGATATCGACCTGGCACTGTGGTCATCGGCGTCCAACGAGAACCCGGTCTACTACGTGCAGTACGCGCACGCGCGGCTGTCCGCGTTGGCGCGCAACGCAGCCGAACTGGGGCTGAGCGCGGACACCGCGCACCTCGACCTGCTGACCCATGACCGGGAGGCCACCCTGATGCGGACCCTCGGTGAGTTCGGTCGGATTCTCAAAACCGCTGCGTCGCTTCGGGAACCGCACCGCGTATGCCGGTACCTGGAAGACCTGGCGGGGGACTACCACCGGTTCTACGACTCCTGCCGAGTGCTGCCCCAGGGCGACGAGACCCCCGGCGAGCTCAACGCCGCGCGGCTGGCGCTGTGTGAGGCCACCCGTCAGGTCATCGCCAACGGTCTGACGATCCTCGGCGTCAGCGCGCCGGAGCGGATGTGA
- the lysA gene encoding diaminopimelate decarboxylase: MLLAPNVWPRSLVRGADGVVTVAGVSVTDLAERFGTPLFVIDEDDFRGRCREIASAFGGGEHVHYASKAFLCSEIARWVHQEGLSLDVATGGELAVALHADFPAERITVHGNNKSVEELTTAVNAGVGHIVVDSEIEIERLEAVAGAAGVVQDVLVRVTPGVEAHTHEFISTAHEDQKFGLSLASGAAMEAVRRVFATQNLRLVGLHCHVGSQIFDVSGFEIAARRLLGLLRDVVAEFGVEKTAQMDILDLGGGLGISYLPHDDPPPMQELADKLTAIVRNESAAVGLPTPTLVVEPGRAIAGPGTITLYEVGTVKDVAISADKHRRYVSVDGGMSDNIRPALYDAEYDARLVSRVSDSAAVLARIVGKHCESGDIIVRDTWVSDDLAPGDLLAVAATGAYCYSMSSRYNLLRRPAVVAVKDGSARLILRRETVEDLLSLEVGNE; the protein is encoded by the coding sequence ATGCTGCTCGCCCCGAATGTGTGGCCGCGCAGCCTGGTTCGCGGCGCCGACGGCGTGGTGACGGTGGCCGGTGTGTCGGTCACCGATCTGGCCGAGCGCTTCGGCACCCCGCTGTTCGTCATCGACGAAGACGATTTCCGCGGCCGCTGCCGCGAGATCGCCTCGGCGTTCGGCGGTGGGGAGCATGTGCACTACGCGTCCAAGGCGTTCCTGTGCAGCGAGATCGCGCGCTGGGTGCACCAGGAAGGTCTGTCATTGGACGTCGCGACCGGCGGCGAGCTCGCGGTCGCATTGCACGCCGACTTTCCTGCCGAGCGAATCACCGTGCACGGCAACAATAAATCTGTCGAGGAGCTCACCACCGCGGTGAACGCCGGCGTCGGGCATATCGTGGTGGACTCCGAGATCGAGATCGAGCGGCTGGAGGCCGTCGCGGGCGCCGCGGGCGTCGTCCAGGACGTGCTGGTGCGGGTGACCCCCGGTGTGGAGGCACACACCCACGAGTTCATCTCCACCGCACACGAGGACCAGAAGTTCGGGTTGTCGCTGGCCAGCGGCGCCGCGATGGAAGCGGTCCGCCGGGTCTTCGCCACCCAGAACCTGCGCCTGGTCGGCCTGCACTGCCATGTCGGCTCGCAGATCTTCGACGTGTCCGGCTTCGAGATCGCCGCGCGCCGCCTGCTCGGCCTGCTCCGCGATGTCGTCGCGGAGTTCGGTGTCGAGAAGACCGCGCAGATGGACATTCTCGATCTCGGAGGTGGGTTGGGTATCTCCTATCTGCCGCACGACGACCCACCGCCGATGCAGGAATTGGCCGACAAGCTCACCGCGATCGTCCGCAACGAATCAGCCGCGGTCGGGTTGCCCACCCCCACCCTGGTGGTCGAGCCGGGCCGGGCGATCGCCGGACCGGGCACGATCACGCTCTACGAGGTCGGGACGGTCAAGGACGTGGCCATCTCGGCCGACAAGCACCGGCGCTATGTCAGCGTCGACGGCGGGATGAGCGACAACATCCGGCCCGCCCTGTACGACGCCGAGTACGACGCCCGGCTGGTCTCGCGGGTCAGCGACTCCGCCGCGGTGCTCGCGCGCATCGTCGGAAAGCACTGTGAGAGCGGCGACATCATCGTGCGCGACACCTGGGTCTCCGACGACCTGGCGCCGGGGGACCTGCTGGCCGTCGCCGCCACCGGCGCGTACTGCTACTCGATGTCGAGCCGGTACAACCTGCTGCGGCGCCCGGCCGTGGTCGCGGTAAAGGACGGAAGTGCGCGGCTGATCCTGCGCCGGGAAACCGTCGAGGATCTTCTGAGCTTGGAGGTGGGTAATGAGTGA
- a CDS encoding homoserine dehydrogenase, with product MSEKAIGVAVLGLGNVGTEVVRIIEESAADLEARIGAPLELRGVGVRRVAKDRGVPVELLTDDIEALVSRDDVDIVVELMGPVEPARKAIMAALEQGKSVVTANKALMAQSTGELAQAAEKARVDLYFEAAVAGAIPVIRPLTQSLAGDTVLRVAGIVNGTTNYILSAMNDTGASYESALADASALGYAEADPTADVEGYDAAAKAAILASIAFHTRVTADDVYREGITKVSAEDFESAKALGCNIKLLAICERLTSGKGKQRVSARVYPALVPMDHPLATVNGAFNAVVVEAEAAGRLMFYGQGAGGAPTASAVMGDLVMAARNRVQGGRGPRESKYAKLPIAPIGAIPTRYYVNMNVKDRPGVLSAVAAEFSKHEVSIAEVRQEGMTDDEGELCGARIVVVTHRATDAALSKTVEALAELDVVQNINSVLRMEGATA from the coding sequence ATGAGTGAAAAGGCCATCGGCGTAGCGGTGCTCGGCCTCGGGAACGTCGGCACCGAGGTGGTGCGCATCATCGAGGAGAGCGCCGCCGACCTGGAGGCGCGGATCGGCGCCCCGCTGGAGTTGCGCGGTGTCGGAGTGCGCCGGGTCGCCAAGGATCGCGGTGTCCCGGTCGAGCTGCTCACCGACGACATCGAGGCACTCGTCTCCCGTGATGACGTCGACATCGTGGTGGAGCTGATGGGTCCGGTGGAGCCCGCCCGCAAGGCCATCATGGCCGCACTGGAGCAGGGCAAGTCGGTGGTCACCGCCAACAAGGCGTTGATGGCCCAGTCCACCGGAGAGCTCGCCCAGGCCGCCGAAAAGGCGCGTGTCGACCTGTATTTCGAGGCGGCGGTGGCCGGTGCGATCCCGGTGATCCGTCCGCTGACCCAGTCGCTGGCCGGTGACACGGTGCTGCGGGTCGCCGGCATCGTCAACGGCACCACCAACTACATCCTGTCGGCGATGAACGACACCGGCGCCTCGTACGAGAGTGCGCTGGCCGATGCCAGCGCATTGGGTTATGCCGAGGCCGACCCGACCGCCGACGTCGAGGGCTACGACGCCGCAGCCAAGGCGGCCATCCTCGCCTCCATTGCGTTCCACACGCGGGTGACCGCCGACGACGTCTACCGCGAGGGCATCACCAAGGTCAGTGCCGAGGACTTCGAGTCGGCCAAGGCGCTCGGCTGCAATATCAAGCTGCTGGCGATCTGCGAGCGGCTCACCAGCGGTAAAGGCAAACAACGGGTTTCGGCGCGGGTGTACCCGGCGCTGGTTCCGATGGATCATCCGCTGGCAACGGTGAACGGTGCCTTCAATGCGGTGGTGGTCGAAGCCGAGGCGGCCGGTCGGCTGATGTTCTACGGTCAGGGCGCCGGAGGCGCGCCGACCGCGTCGGCGGTGATGGGTGATCTGGTGATGGCCGCTCGAAACCGCGTGCAGGGTGGCCGGGGGCCACGCGAGTCCAAGTACGCCAAACTGCCGATCGCACCCATCGGAGCCATCCCGACGCGCTACTACGTCAACATGAACGTCAAGGACCGCCCGGGTGTGTTGTCCGCGGTGGCCGCCGAATTCAGCAAGCACGAGGTCAGCATCGCCGAGGTCCGCCAGGAGGGGATGACCGACGACGAGGGCGAACTCTGCGGCGCCCGCATCGTCGTGGTCACCCACCGGGCCACCGATGCCGCGTTGTCCAAAACCGTCGAGGCGCTGGCCGAACTCGATGTCGTACAGAACATCAACAGCGTGCTTCGTATGGAAGGGGCAACAGCATGA
- the thrC gene encoding threonine synthase, giving the protein MTGGASDATGNATGPVHQAWPGLIAAYRDRLPVEDHWTPITLLEGGTPLIHAKRLSEQTGCTVHLKVEGLNPTGSFKDRGMTMAVTDAIARGQQAVLCASTGNTSASAAAYAARAGITCAVLIPQGKIAMGKLAQAVMHGAKIIQVEGNFDDCLELARKLTADYPTIALVNSVNPVRIEGQKTAAFEIIDVLGTAPDVHSLPVGNAGNITAYWRGYREYHRDGLSDRLPRMLGTQAAGAAPLVSGHPVTNPETIATAIRIGSPASWNSAVEAQEQSEGRFLAATDDEILAAYRLVAAAEGVFVEPASAASIAGLLKSIEDGWVKPGSTVVCTVTGNGLKDPDTALKGMPEVTPIPVDPAAVVAKLGLG; this is encoded by the coding sequence ATGACCGGCGGGGCGAGCGATGCGACGGGAAATGCCACCGGACCGGTGCACCAGGCATGGCCGGGACTGATCGCCGCTTACCGGGACCGACTGCCGGTCGAGGACCATTGGACGCCGATCACCCTGCTGGAGGGCGGTACCCCGCTCATCCACGCCAAGCGACTGTCCGAGCAGACCGGCTGCACGGTGCATCTGAAGGTGGAGGGGCTCAACCCCACCGGCTCGTTCAAGGACCGTGGCATGACCATGGCCGTGACCGATGCGATCGCCCGCGGCCAGCAGGCCGTGCTGTGTGCTTCCACCGGCAACACCTCGGCATCGGCGGCGGCCTACGCGGCCCGCGCCGGCATCACCTGTGCGGTGCTGATCCCGCAGGGCAAGATCGCGATGGGCAAACTCGCCCAGGCAGTCATGCACGGCGCCAAGATCATTCAGGTCGAAGGCAACTTCGACGATTGCCTGGAGCTGGCCCGTAAGCTGACCGCGGACTACCCGACCATCGCCCTGGTCAACTCGGTCAACCCGGTCCGCATCGAGGGCCAGAAGACCGCCGCGTTCGAGATCATCGACGTCCTGGGCACCGCACCGGACGTCCATTCGCTGCCGGTCGGCAACGCCGGAAACATCACCGCCTATTGGCGCGGCTATCGCGAGTATCACCGCGACGGCCTGTCCGACCGGCTGCCACGCATGCTCGGTACCCAGGCCGCGGGTGCCGCGCCACTGGTCAGCGGGCACCCGGTGACCAACCCGGAGACCATTGCCACCGCGATCCGTATCGGCTCACCGGCATCGTGGAACTCGGCGGTCGAAGCCCAGGAGCAGTCCGAAGGACGCTTCCTGGCCGCCACCGACGACGAGATCCTGGCGGCCTACCGATTGGTGGCCGCGGCCGAAGGCGTGTTCGTCGAGCCGGCGTCGGCGGCGAGCATCGCCGGCTTGCTCAAGTCGATCGAAGACGGTTGGGTCAAGCCCGGATCCACCGTGGTGTGCACCGTCACCGGTAACGGACTCAAGGACCCGGACACCGCACTCAAGGGTATGCCCGAGGTGACCCCGATCCCGGTCGACCCCGCCGCGGTGGTCGCGAAGCTCGGTCTGGGCTGA
- the thrB gene encoding homoserine kinase yields MTKTLPAGLRASAVVAASSANLGPGFDSLGLALSLYDEIVVETIDSGLVIDVEGQGAGQVPLSSEHLVVRAIERGLSAAGLRAGGLKVRCRNAIPHSRGLGSSAAAAAGGLAVVNGLAVQCDSPELTLDQLVQLSSEFEGHPDNAAAAVLGGAVVSWTVDGSDPARYDAAHLQLHPDIRLFPAIPETRSSTAATRGLLPEQVSHTDARFNLARSAMLVVALTQRPDLLLEATGDRLHQAQRAPAMPASAEYLTMLRRSGIAAVLSGAGPAVIALTDGSALPTEVLEYGAANGFTVTEMSVGDGVRWNAETPAHALSG; encoded by the coding sequence GTGACCAAGACTCTGCCGGCCGGGTTGCGGGCCAGTGCCGTTGTTGCCGCTTCCAGTGCCAACCTGGGACCGGGGTTCGACAGCCTCGGTCTGGCGCTCAGCCTCTATGACGAAATCGTGGTGGAGACAATCGATTCCGGTCTGGTCATCGATGTCGAGGGGCAAGGGGCGGGTCAGGTTCCGCTGAGCTCGGAGCATTTGGTGGTGCGGGCAATCGAGCGCGGGCTGTCTGCCGCCGGATTGCGGGCGGGCGGGCTGAAGGTCCGTTGCCGCAACGCCATTCCGCATTCGCGAGGTCTCGGATCTTCTGCGGCGGCCGCAGCGGGCGGCCTGGCGGTGGTCAATGGACTTGCCGTGCAATGTGATTCGCCCGAGCTGACGCTCGATCAGTTGGTGCAGCTATCCTCGGAGTTCGAGGGCCACCCGGATAACGCGGCGGCTGCCGTGCTGGGCGGGGCGGTGGTGTCCTGGACCGTCGACGGCAGCGACCCGGCGCGTTATGACGCGGCCCATCTGCAGTTGCACCCCGATATCCGGCTGTTCCCGGCGATCCCCGAGACGCGCTCGTCGACAGCGGCCACGAGAGGATTGCTGCCCGAGCAGGTTAGTCATACCGACGCCCGCTTCAATCTGGCGCGGTCGGCGATGCTGGTGGTGGCGCTCACCCAACGGCCCGATCTGCTTCTGGAGGCGACCGGTGACCGGCTGCACCAGGCTCAGCGCGCCCCCGCGATGCCGGCGTCGGCGGAATATCTCACGATGCTGCGACGTTCTGGAATTGCAGCGGTGCTGTCCGGTGCTGGACCAGCAGTGATTGCGCTGACCGACGGATCGGCTCTGCCGACCGAGGTACTCGAGTACGGCGCCGCCAACGGGTTCACGGTGACCGAAATGTCGGTCGGGGACGGTGTGCGTTGGAACGCGGAGACTCCCGCCCACGCGCTTTCGGGGTAA